In one window of Trichoderma breve strain T069 chromosome 7 map unlocalized scaffold00008, whole genome shotgun sequence DNA:
- a CDS encoding short chain dehydrogenase domain-containing protein has protein sequence MDRYAAAHASRNGPGDARPTALQIVADEFQYGNAGKDSLSELTIVITGATSGIGYEAARALYSTGAKLFITARDADKAKSVIENIVSSVPPIEGRKYQSIEVISMDMVSLASVRKAAEDILSKAEHINVLINNAGVAFEPFETTEEGLLRTWAVNYVSPFLLTYLLLPRLEASSTKARRSRIVNLSTTGHRLFPVHLDDPNFKKTPYEPMSAYATSKLTVIYNANFIDRHFSTRGVRAVSLHPGTVHTPLYAGYAAQQTDKADVPPGYMEELKSVEQGAATTVFAAIASCLEDKGGVYLENCSYGKEATADFGMMDGGYAAFAFDELVEENLWKETCELLNVPDIL, from the exons ATGGACCGCTACGCTGCCGCTCATGCCTCTCGCAACGGCCCTGGAGACGCTCGTCCGACTGCCCTCCAGATTGTCGCAGACGAATTTCAATATGGCAATGCTGGTAAAGACAGCTTATCAGAATTGACTATTGTGATTACCGGTGCAACTTCTGGTATTGGCTACGAGGCTGCTCGAGCTCTCTATTCCACCGGCGCGAAGCTCTTCATCACGGCGCGCGATGCTGACAAGGCAAAGAGCGTCATTGAGAATATCGTGTCAAGCGTTCCCCCAATCGAGGGAAGAAAGTATCAAAGTATTGAAGTTATCTCTATGGATATGGTCTCTCTTGCGTCTGTGAGAAAAGCCGCAGAGGATATTCTTAGCAAGGCAGAGCACATTAATGTCTTGATCAACAACGCAG GCGTTGCTTTTGAGCCTTTCGAAACCACAGAAGAAGGGTTACTACGAACCTGGGCCGTAAACTACGTCTCACCATTCCTTCTCACATATCTCTTACTCCCACGCCTCGAAGCAAGCAGCACCAAAGCCCGTCGTTCCCGCATCGTCAACTTGAGCACCACCGGACACAGACTATTCCCAGTCCATCTCGATGACCCAAACTTCAAAAAGACACCATACGAGCCCATGTCCGCATACGCAACGTCCAAACTCACCGTCATCTACAACGCCAACTTCATCGACCGACACTTTTCCACTCGCGGAGTCAGGGCCGTCTCGCTTCACCCGGGGACTGTTCATACTCCCTTGTATGCAGGATACGCAGCTCAGCAGACGGATAAGGCTGATGTGCCGCCTGGGTATATGGAGGAGCTCAAATCTGTGGAGCAAGGCGCGGCTACGACTGTCTTTGCGGCTATTGCCTCGTGTTTGGAGGATAAGGGTGGCGTGTACTTGGAGAATTGTTCGTATGGAAAGGAGGCGACGGCTGATTTTGGTATGATGGATGGTGGATATGCGGCTTTTGCGTTTGATGagttggtggaggagaaTCTTTGGAAGGAGACGTGTGAACTGTTGAACGTTCCCGATATACTGTAG
- a CDS encoding HIRAN domain-containing protein, which produces MELGSSQEPPIKRRRFFKDPDEPSSDPVFSPKHEFSSSLEPRRFFKTEDEDDEKEADDGDWEPESEGRSVNVKAEEKSRDVLPELPRNGSASGSSTALEQPHQAPTNEPIAQHESSAVTFDKETFESFVGCKVAANILRTIQQHCGNNLERAVNMYFDGTYKKLLKSKPAAAGPSRTQSPDVQSQPSPLPIRRNMPTSRYIGAFGVEGWATRSGTNLLKHGEKVKIERQKIQPPPPPKTKPRLGAPPTPVKMNTAASRRIDVIVRFTNQSGQEIGRLAKDTANWVSTLMDQKICKFEGTCVYCPERTRTNDTIFIQLRCSLLDSAFFDRSFKPANDSSATWFEQQIETAQEKELRLRQVALVRLFQEINLQPVVANAAAKDGRKGLLQAAEMDEQKQKDSKKTAANGNKESGNSSPSEEAEEGEELEQDQLDALYKKAQTFDFSMPEVDPASTFAMTLRPYQRQSLHWMIAKEKDEQSHREPSMHPLWEEYLWPLKDVDDKDLPTEQHCLGGILADEMGLGKTIQMLSLIHSHRSEVSRQARSSPKHGLNQLQRLGKNSSNVLEAPCTTLVVAPMSLLSQWQSEAEKASLPGTMKIQLYYGAEKALNLQSLCSGSNAPDLVITSYGVVLSEFTSIAAKNGDRSFHTGIFSLKFFRVILDEAHYIKNRASKTARACYEIAADHRWALTGTPIVNRLEDLFSLSGDFVRALDVVQTVLEPLVTRRTKDMKTPDGQPLVQLPPKQIDIVEVELSKTERDIYDHIFNKVKNTFAQNVEAGTVLKAFTTIFAQIMRLRQSCCHPVLVRNKDIVADEEEAGAAADAATGLGDDMDLESLITQFTAITDEVTNDRQTYGAHALDEIRNESEKECPLCFDEPMNEQIVTGCWHSACKKCLMDFIKHETDHGRVPKCFNCRTPINQRDLFEVVRHDEADEPFASAKPRFSLQRLGVNSSSAKVAALISELRTLRRDRPYMKSIIFSQFTSFLTLIEAALTRANVKFLRLDGSMTQRARAAVLQQFTESKGFTVMLMSLRAGGVGLNLTSAGRVFMMDPWWSYAVELQAIDRVHRLGQQDEVVVKRFIVRGSVEERMLKIQDRKKFIATSLGMMNDEEKKLQRIEDIKELLS; this is translated from the exons ATGGAGCTGGGATCCTCGCAAGAGCCGCCGATAAAGAGGCGCAGATTCTTCAAGGACCCGGACGAGCCCTCGTCGGATCCGGTGTTTAGCCCCAAGCACGAGTTCAGCTCGTCACTGGAGCCGAGGCGGTTCTTCAAGacggaggacgaggatgacgaaaaagaggcagatgatggcgattggGAGCCGGAGAGCGAAGGAAGAAGCGTCAACGtcaaggctgaagagaagagccgAGATGTTTTACCTGAGCTTCCTCGAAATGGATCAGCATCTGGCTCATCAACAGCCTTAGAGCAGCCACACCAAGCACCGACGAACGAGCCCATAGCCCAGCATGAATCTTCAGCAGTCACCTTTGACAAGGAGACGTTTGAGAGCTTTGTCGGATGCAAAGTTGCCGCCAACATCCTGCGTACTATCCAGCAACATTGCGGCAACAATCTCGAGCGAGCTGTCAATATGTACTTTGACGGCACCTACAAGAAGCTCCTAAAGTCGAAGcccgctgccgctggcccAAGCAGAACACAATCACCCGATGTGCAGAGCCAACCTTCCCCGCTTCCCATCCGACGAAACATGCCAACCTCACGATACATTGGTGCTTTTGGCGTCGAGGGATGGGCTACCCGCAGTGGCACAAATCTCCTGAAACACGGTGAAAAGGTCAAAATTGAACGACAAAAGATACAGCCCCCTCCACCTCCAAAGACGAAACCCCGACTTGGAGCTCCACCCACTCCTGTCAAGATGAACACGGCTGCCTCGAGGCGAATCGACGTCATCGTGCGATTTACGAACCAGAGCGGCCAGGAAATTGGGCGTCTGGCCAAAGATACCGCCAACTGGGTGTCGACGCTGATGGACCAAAAGATTTGCAAGTTTGAAGGAACTTGTGTATATTGCCCCGAGCGGACGCGAACAAATGACACCATTTTCATCCAACTGAGATGTTCCTTGCTCGACTCTGCGTTTTTCGACCGCAGCTTCAAGCCCGCTAATGACTCCTCGGCTACATGGTTCGAACAACAGATTGAAACGgcacaagaaaaagaacTCCGACTCAGGCAGGTTGCCCTGGTCAGACTATTTCAGGAGATCAATCTCCAGCCGGTCGTCGCCaatgctgcagcaaaagatggGAGAAAGGGACTTCTCCAAGCCGCCGAGATGgacgagcagaagcaaaaggacTCGAAAAAGACGGCTGCAAATGGCAACAAGGAATCTGGGAACTCATCGCCGTCCGAGGAAGccgaagaaggagaagagctcGAACAAGACCAACTCGACGCCCTGTATAAAAAGGCCCAAACATTTGACTTTAGCATGCCCGAGGTCGACCCAGCGAGCACCTTTGCCATGACACTACGCCCGTACCAAAGGCAATCTCTGCACTGGATGATAgccaaagagaaagatgaaCAGAGCCATAGGGAGCCCTCGATGCATCCGCTATGGGAGGAATATCTATGGCCTCTCAAAGATGTTGACGACAAGGATCTCCCTACG GAGCAACACTGTCTTGGCGGTATTCTTGCTGATGAAATGGGTCTGGGAAAGACGATTCAGATGCTCAGCCTGATTCACTCGCACCGATCCGAGGTTTCACGACAAGCCAGATCATCACCCAAGCACGGATTGAACCAGCTCCAGCGATTGGGCAAGAATTCATCAAACGTGTTGGAGGCACCCTGCACTACCTTGGTGGTTGCCCCGATGTCTCTGTTATCGCAGTGGCAGAGTGAGGCCGAAAAGGCTTCCCTGCCGGGCACCATGAAGATTCAGCTCTATTACGGTGCAGAAAAGGCACTGAATCTGCAGTCGCTCTGCAGCGGCTCCAACGCTCCAGACCTTGTCATCACCAGCTACGGAGTTGTTTTGTCGGAATTCACCAGCATCGCCGCAAAGAACGGCGACAGGTCCTTCCACACGggcattttctctctcaaatTCTTCCGCGTAATTCTCGACGAGGCACATTACATCAAAAATAGGGCGTCCAAGACTGCTCGGGCATGTTACGAGATTGCAGCCGATCACCGATGGGCACTGACGGGCACCCCGATTGTCAACAGGCTGGAAGACCTCTTTAGCTTG TCAGGGGATTTTGTGCGCGCATTGGACGTGGTTCAGACGGTTTTGGAGCCATTGGTCACCAGAAGAACCAAGGACATGAAAACGCCAGACGGCCAGCCCCTGGTACAGCTTCCACCAAAACAGATTGACATAGTCGAGGTGGAACTATCCAAGACGGAACGAGATATCTACGACCACATCTTCAATAAGGTGAAGAATACGTTTGCGCAAAACGTCGAGGCAGGTACGGTGCTCAAGGCGTTCACGACAATTTTTGCTCAGATTATGCGTCTGCGACAATCGTGCTGTCATCCCGTACTTGTCCGCAATAAAGACATTGttgccgacgaggaagaggctggcgCCGCAGCTGATGCAGCTACTGGCTTGGGTGACGATATGGATCTAGAGTCACTGATCACGCAATTTACTGCCATCACAGACGAAGTCACCAACGACAGACAGACATACGGAGCGCACGCGCTGGACGAGATCCGTAACGAATCCGAAAAGGAATGTCCACTATGCTTCGATGAGCCGATGAATGAGCAGATTGTCACTGGATGTTGGCACTCTGCGTGCAAAAAGTGCCTGATGGACTTTATCAAGCACGAGACTGATCACGGCAGAGTGCCAAAGTGCTTCAACTGCCGCACGCCGATTAACCAGCGTGATTTGTTCGAGGTGGTGCGTCATGATGAGGCTGACGAACCGTTTGCTTCAGCAAAGCCTCGCTTTAGTCTTCAGCGACTTGGCGTCAACTCCTCTTCCGCCAAGGTTGCCGCATTGATATCCGAACTTCGAACACTACGTCGAGATCGTCCATATATGAAGTCTATCATCTTTTCGCAGTTTACGTCTTTTCTCACACTCATCGAAGCTGCTCTCACACGTGCCAACGTCAAGTTCCTTCGTCTAGATGGAAGTATGACACAGCGGGCTCGAGCAGCCGTCCTGCAACAATTCACAGAGAGCAAAGGCTTCACGGTAATGTTGATGAGTCTGCGCGCGGGCGGTGTCGGCTTGAATCTCACGAGCGCGGGGCGCGTCTTTATGATGGATCCCTGGTGGAGTTATGCCGTGGAGTTGCAGGCAATTGATCGGGTGCACAGACTAGGGCAGCAAGATGAGGTGGTGGTCAAGAGATTCATTGTGAGGGGCAGTGTGGAGgagaggatgttgaagatcCAGGACAGAAAGAAGTTTAT CGCGACGTCATTGGGCATGATGAacgacgaagagaagaagctccagcGGATTGAAGACATCAAGGAGCTCCTCAGCTAG
- a CDS encoding squalene/phytoene synthase domain-containing protein has protein sequence MHRPSILTRGNGLKRLVNAPRSRRSYVTEADVESARRYCLKQLQTSDYDAHLIRRFMPPPVQDTYAALRALNLELVRLPEMVSNPTIGVMRMKFWHESIDKTFSGQPPREPICILLHQALQQLEQRAGGSSTTKSIKFWVSRLIRTRERHMDNRPFATLAALEDYAENTYSTMLYATLASMPLRSMHVDHLASHIGKACGIVAVLRGVPVLAAPAQPVQTPSGLETPSRNQALLLPLDILAEEGVVEEHVFRQGPNAPGLQDAVFRVATRANDHLITAREMLKRLKAGQDPGHDFEHQGEGEHQYQYTDESDTVRDVRRGFGVLLEAVPAAQWLLNLEKANFDPFAVKSSGWRLPWGIWQALSKERI, from the exons ATGCATCGTCCCAGCATCCTCACTCGAGGCAATGGCCTGAAAAGGCTCGTCAATGCTCCGCGGAGCCGTCGCAGCTACGTGACCGAGGCCGACGTCGAATCGGCTCGGCGGTACTGCTTGAAGCAGCTTCA GACAAGCGACTACGATGCTCACCTCATCCGCCGCTTCATGCCTCCTCCCGTCCAGGACACATACGCCGCCCTCCGCGCACTCAACCTCGAGCTCGTCCGGCTGCCCGAGATGGTGTCCAATCCCACCATTGGCGTCATGCGCATGAAATTCTGGCACGAATCTATCGACAAGACGTTTTCCGGGCAGCCTCCGCGCGAGCCAATCTGCATCCTGCTCCACCAggcgctgcagcagctcgagcaaCGGGCTGGCGGCTCGTCGACGACAAAGTCGATCAAATTCTGGGTCTCGCGCCTTATCCGGACGCGGGAGAGGCACATGGACAATCGGCCCTTCGCAACCCTGGCCGCTCTGGAAGACTATGCCGAGAACACGTACTCCACGATGCTGTATGCGACTTTGGCATCCATGCCGTTGCGGTCAATGCACGTGGATCACCTGGCCAGCCATATCGGCAAGGCGTGTGGCATCGTCGCTGTGCTTCGGGGAGTGCCCGTCCTCGCCGCCCCCGCGCAGCCCGTCCAGACTCCCTCCGGCCTCGAAACCCCGAGTCGCAACCaggccctgctgctgcccctcGACATCTTGGCCGAGGAGGGTGTCGTCGAGGAGCACGTCTTCCGGCAGGGCCCCAACGCGCCCGGGCTACAGGATGCCGTCTTCAGGGTGGCCACGCGCGCCAATGACCATCTCATCACAGCGcgggagatgctcaagaggTTAAAAGCGGGGCAGGATCCCGGCCACGACTTTGAGCATcagggcgagggcgagcACCAGTATCAGTATACTGATGAGAGTGACACTGTCCGCGATGTGCGGAGAGGCTTTGGCGTGCTTCTCGAGGCCGTCCCCGCGGCTCAATGGCTGCTCAACCTGGAAAAGGCCAACTTTGACCCGTTTGCCGTCAAGAGCAGCGGGTGGAGGCTGCCGTGGGGCATCTGGCAAGCTCTGTCCAAGGAGAGGATATAG
- a CDS encoding ribosomal protein s6 domain-containing protein: MLYELIAIVRPGNLTEVKEIAQTVGSLVLKNGGVIRGLSNWGVFSLPKPISIHQMKHTHGHYFVMRYDSSPRVHHDVRSTLRLEPRMIRAAHVKLGDGKLETVSRFGPPKWRTQGSEA, encoded by the exons ATGCTCTACGAACTCATTGCCATT GTCCGGCCGGGCAACCTCACCGAGGTAAAAGA AATCGCCCAAACAGTCGGCTCCCTCGTTCTCAAAAACGGCGGCGTCATCCGCGGCCTCTCCAACTGGGGCGTCTTCTCCCTCCCCAAGCCAATCTCCATCCACCAGATGAAGCACACCCACGGCCACTACTTCGTCATGCGCTACGACTCCTCCCCCCGAGTGCACCACGACGTTCGTTCAACTTTACGCCTCGAGCCGCGCATGATTCGCGCTGCGCACGTCAAGCTTGGTGACGGCAAGCTCGAGACTGTGTCGAGGTTTGGGCCGCCTAAGTGGAGGACTCAGGGCAGTGAGGCGTAA
- a CDS encoding cullin binding domain-containing protein, translating into MPPPSSAQQKVLLAQFVNLTGATERQATRYLKSTGYKLNEAVDAFYMNSASETKGPSPLDAKLDSLFDSLRDDETDDKDQLELESTMGYLSEKLNVSLENAELFVVLELVQAPSVGEITRSGYIDGWKSSGAGASHQEHAAHVRKLISDLSRDTALFKKVYKYAFVAGREKDQKSLALDNALIYWSMLFSAPGVEWKGKHDWLDLWKTFLGEKWTRSVNRDMWNMILEFALKSVNDESLSFWSEDGAWPSVIDDFVEWCRQKGIGKPETMEVDGQ; encoded by the exons ATGCCTCCCCCTTCGTCGGCGCAACAAAAGGTGCTACTTGCACAGTTCGTCAACCTTACCGGGGCCACGGAACGTCAGGCGACTCGG TATCTCAAGTCGACTGGCTACAAGCTCAACGAGGCCGTGGATGC GTTTTACATGAACTCGGCCAGTGAGACCAAAGGTCCCTCTCCGTTGGATGCGAAACTGGACTCTCTATTCGACTCATTAAGGG ATGACGAGACCGATGACAAAGaccagctggagctggagtcgACCATGGGCTATCTGAGCGAAAAGCTCAACGTCAGTCTAGAAAACGCCGAACTGTTTGTAGTCCTGGAACTGGTGCAGGCTCCTAGCGTTGGTGAAATCACCAGATCAGGTTACATTGACGGTTGGAAATCAAGCGG GGCTGGGGCATCGCATCAAGAGCACGCTGCTCATGTACGGAAACTCATATCTGACCTGTCTCGTGATACGGCATTGTTCAAAAAGGTTTACAAATACGCCTTTGTTGCTGGTCGTGAAAAGGACCAGAAATCCCTGGCTTTGGACAATGCTCTGATCTACTGGAGCATGCTCTTCTCGGCACCTGGCGTGGAATGGAAGGGCAAGCACGACTGGTTGGATCTGTGGAAGACATTCTTGGGCGAGAAGTGGACTCGATCTGTCAACAGGGACATGTGGAATATGATCTTGGAGTTCGCCCTGAAGAGCGTCAACGACGAATCCCTGTCGTTTTGGAGCGAGGATGGCGCATGGCCAAGCGTTATTGACGACTTTGTCGAGTGGTGCAGGCAGAAGGGAATCGGAAAGCCCGAAACTATGGAAGTCGATGGTCAGTGA
- a CDS encoding twin BRCT domain-containing protein, with translation MASHSSEDEGYGFDPSVPFKGVIVCCTSIPPDQRTDIAQKVAELGGLHKYDLTPDVTHLVVGDYDTPKYRHVARERVDIKAMDAAWINAVNELWKNDEEFDFVALENSYQLKALETSGIEPSSQEETSPAARGSLLICLTGFGDTRDQIAEMIMQNGGRYTGDLTRRCSHLIVSKPEGKKFTAAKSWGVHTVTLDWLEQTVARGMILEETKFDPLLPPEEQGVGAWVKKDPKRSALGKRARSAVLNGGPDEGMRKLRKTASMKLSSQRNDLWGDILGRSASREYSFAHENPPGAPTTGPDPAAASVDAPIPISEVPTQPGYSLQEDQGVFANCVFVVHGFPQQRAAILEQTIATLGGTIVSSLQSPAMLSQPTDPEHYRFLIVPQTSQPDTHPKVPNEHIHIITEFYIENCLHNKRFFNPNEQVLGRPFPLFPIPAFASITVCSAAFTGIELNQVARSVAQLGGKYEESFRRSTNVLVCKSLMSMRREKLKCALDWGVPVVSADWLWECISSGSLVPIEDFVYPEIKKRRVKRDPFVNDEDDAAPEKPLRKAPEAKPAAKPPKQSVDTTAFDKDLPGKSRAKQTLESITSADFLTARTHPANTVWTADTPPLTELSSAALNVSPKLPAAKTPLARIISAPAKLPQPQEQSLPAPPPPEATKQAPSEAPTEQEPSADQVEKQRQLAAAAELRQGLTSALSDLIPPLTSTSLANSNSAPHQQSGPRALGRRRHKILGRAISNASNASSAASIDSAALPPRALQDEDVDEERQRQSPPATQLEYRDPEAMETKAMLMSRMTGAVEAAPPEILGRTRSSRRK, from the exons ATGGCATCGCATTCTTCAGAGGACGAGGGCTACGGCTTCGACCCCTCTGTGCCTTTCAAAGGCGTCATTGTCTGCTGCACCAGCATCCCGCCTGACCAACGG ACAGACATTGCCCAAAAGGTAGCCGAGCTCGGCGGCCTGCACAAGTACGATCTCACCCCCGACGTGACGCATCTCGTTGTCGGCGACTACGACACGCCCAAGTACCGCCATGTCGCCCGCGAAAGAGTCgacatcaaggccatggacGCCGCCTGGATCAACGCCGTCAACGAGCTGTGGAAGAATGACGAGGAATTCGACTTTGTCGCACTGGAAAACAGCTATCAGCTAAAGGCGCTGGAGACGAGCGGTATCGAGCCCTCGTCGCAGGAGGAAACCTCGCCAGCTGCGAGGGGATCGCTGCTCATCTGCTTGACGGGGTTCGGCGACACGAGGGACCAGATTGCAGAGATGATTATGCAAAACGGCGGTCGCTATACTGGAGATTTGACCAGGCGATGCTCGCATCTGATTGTCAGCAAGCCAGAGGGCAAAAAGTTTACAGCGGCAAAGTCGTGGGGGGTACACACGGTTACTCTGGATTGGCTCGAACAGACTGTCGCACGCGGCATGATCTTGGAAGAAACAAAGTTTGATCCGCTATTACCTCCGGAAGAGCAAGGCGTTGGCGCATGGGTCAAGAAGGATCCGAAGAGGTCAGCTTTAGGGAAGAGAGCAAGGTCAGCGGTGCTAAACGGAGGGCCAGATGAAGGCATGAGGAAATTGCGCAAGACTGCCAGCATGAAGCTGAGCTCGCAGAGAAACGACCTCTGGGGCGACATACTTGGCAGATCTGCGTCAAGAGAGTATTCGTTTGCCCACGAGAATCCTCCCGGAGCGCCGACCACCGGTCCTGATCCAGCCGCTGCTTCAGTTGACGCCCCCATACCAATCTCTGAAGTTCCCACGCAGCCCGGCTACTCTCTCCAGGAGGACCAGGGCGTCTTTGCCAACTGCGTTTTTGTCGTCCATGGATTCCCACAGCAGAGAGCAGCCATCCTGGAGCAGACAATCGCGACTCTCGGCGGCACCATCGTCTCGTCGTTGCAATCCCCAGCTATGCTGTCCCAGCCAACAGACCCCGAACACTACCGATTCCTCATCGTCCCCCAAACCTCCCAACCCGACACACACCCCAAAGTGCCAAACGAGCACATTCACATCATTACCGAATTCTACATCGAAAACTGCCTGCATAACAAGCGATTCTTCAATCCCAATGAGCAGGTCCTCGGGCGACCGTTCCCCCTGTTCCCCATCCCCGCGTTTGCAAGCATAACCGTGTGTAGCGCCGCGTTTACCGGAATAGAGCTCAACCAAGTTGCGAGGAGCGTAGCCCAGCTAGGCGGTAAATACGAAGAATCATTTCGGCGGTCAACAAACGTACTCGTCTGCAAATCTCTCATGTCAATGCGGAGAGAAAAGCTAAAGTGCGCGCTCGACTGGGGCGTGCCTGTTGTTTCCGCAGACTGGCTGTGGGAATGCATATCCAGCGGCAGTCTAGTTCCCATTGAAGACTTTGTATATCCCGAGATTAAGAAACGGCGCGTCAAGCGAGACCCCTTTGtcaacgacgaagacgacgctGCGCCGGAAAAGCCGCTTCGAAAGGCCCCTGAGGCGAAACCCGCGGCAAAGCCTCCCAAGCAAAGCGTCGACACCACAGCCTTTGACAAAGACTTGCCTGGGAAAAGCCGCGCCAAACAGACGCTCGAGTCTATCACGTCGGCAGACTTTCTGACGGCACGAACCCATCCGGCCAACACTGTGTGGACAGCCGACACGCCTCCTCTGACTGAGCTGTCGTCGGCCGCGCTCAACGTGTCGCCAAAGCTGCCGGCAGCCAAAACCCCTCTTGCTCGCATCATATCCGCTCCAGCCAAGCTGCCCCAACCCCAAGAACAATCACTCCCAGCACCTCCTC CCCCTGAAGCAACAAAACAAGCACCCTCCGAAGCCCCAACAGAACAAGAGCCATCCGCCGACCAAGTTGAAAAACAACGCCAGCTagcagccgccgcagagCTTCGCCAAGGCCTCACATCAGCCCTCTCCGACCTCATTCCCCCTCTCACATCCACCTCCCTCGCCAACTCCAATTCCGCTCCTCACCAGCAATCCGGCCCTCGTGCCCTCGGTCGTCGTCGCCACAAAATCCTCGGTCGTGCTATTAGCAACGCTTCTAATGCTAGCAGCGCCGCCAGCATCGACAGCGCTGCTCTTCCGCCTCGCGCGCTgcaggatgaagatgtcgatgaggagaggcagagacagTCTCCCCCGGCGACGCAGCTTGAATATCGTGATCCCGAGGCCATGGAGACGAAAGCCATGCTAATGAGCAGGATGACCGGTGCCGTGgaagcagcaccaccagaGATTCTCGGCCGCACAAGGTCTTCTAGGAGAAAGTAG